The DNA region cccacagaTAAGAATAAGAGACCCAAACCAAGGAGGTCGAGACATTACAGAGGAGATTATGTCAGGGGGCCGTAGTGGCTCTACCCCAACCCCACCACAGGTGAGCTATAATGCCGTGATCCCAACTAAGCAGAGTAACACAGCGAACATTTAAATCAACCGCATCCATCATATTTTGAACAGACAAATTAATTGTCTCAAATTTTGGAAAAAGGTAAGTTAAGTGACAAGGCTAACTTAACACAACTGCTAAACGCTTAAAACAAGAATTCGCTCACAGGGAATGCTACAGATTGCCTGCTGTCACACACGTGTTACAATACAAAGCATAGTTTCTTTTCACCAAGTCGAGTGGAAAAAGTAGTATTGTTCTCACGACAAAGGTCACGTGTCATTATTCAATGTGTGTACGTCTCCCAACAGACAGCCATATCTGGAtcagaaaacacagcagtggcaCAGGCCAACGGTGAGAGCGTCCCAGCTGACGATACACCAGCACTGGTTAGACCAGGTGAGTGCCACATGGAAGGAAGCATGGACAGACACACTACAATCTCCTAATTAACATTTTGATATTGTTCATATTTTATTCTGCAGCATATAATAGTGCTTCTTACCCTTttaattttatgattttttttttacacttctcataTGTTTAATgcatatatagtttttttttttttttttttttcttcagggtGGTTCAAAGTTGTTGCTGCATAAGTAATTAAAGATAACGTCTGAATGGAATGTGTCCTTACTTGCCTTTTTCCATTTAGCTGTTTAGGTCAcgttaaatttaacttgatcaGCGGTTTCCTCAAACATTTTATCTTCCTGCCCGAACCCTTAACTGTTCCCAGCTGATTGTTTTCGTCTTTAGatcgttttttttgttaagggCAGTCTTAACTGCAGGGGTAGAGCCATATTACCACATAGGAACTCGAGTTTTATGAAGGATCCTAAGTAATAATTGATTGAtagggaaaaaaaatcaaactttAAATAAGTTTTTTGTGAGATTATTTGCTGCTATAGATTAACAGTTTTGATATAAGGGCATTATGAATCGCAGCCTGCAGGGACAGATACTGGAACAAAGTGATGCCACACAGCAGTGTCTGGAAAATATTAACCAATATAAAGTATACAATGGCTTCTATCAATAGATGTGGATGCATGTCTGGTTGACGGTCCATTCATTTGGGTGTTGTTTATCTGTAGGAGCCACCACACCAGTTGATCAAGTGACACCCATGAAGCAGCTTTTTTTCTTAGCTCTTGTCTTGGGGAGAATCTACACAAAGTGTATAATCACATAATGTGTCATCTCGGGAGAATATTAATTGTTTTGTGTAgcattacttttttttcctgctgggGAATGTAGAAGGAGCAGCTCATGCTAGAAAAGAACAGTTTCTTGCGTCTAGTTGTCCGGAATCATTAGAAGGCAAATGCTAAGAACTGTTTAGaatgggcacacacacatatggggCTTAGATAGTTCTATTAAGAGCATAAAAAGACATCTGGTAACAGAAATTCAGATCCTTGCTTAATGTCTCACCTCCACACATCTGGGCCATCAGGGTGAATACACAATGTAACGTTGTCCTTTCCCACATATACACAATTGGATAACGTTTGCGTTAGAAACTCGGGTCTTATCTACTGTTAATATTATGTTCGGTATATTTGGTAAATTAACTAATTTGTATAAGTCATATCTTGTCCTCATTCTCAATAAGATTTTTTTGTCTGACTTTTAAACATTCAGATGACAGTGGTAAACCTACGCCTCCTCCTCAGTCAAAGACCCCTGACCTGTCAAAGGGCGACTCTTTCCCCACAGAGGCTGCATCCTTTAACACGAACACTAAGGCCCCTGCGACCCCTCTAATAACAGAAGCAGTGGACATCCCTGACAACACTATATCCACCCTTGCCCCCAGTGCTCCTGTTGCAGATGTGATGGACACTCCATCACCTCCACGGGAGCCCACTCCAACACCTCAATCAGCACCTGAAGTGCCAGCCTACCCTGCACCCCTTCCTGACCCTGTCCCTGGCTGTACCGCACAGGACAAAACAGGCaaggaagcagcagaggaggaggaagaggtaaaAACCGAGACAGAAGAGGCAGCTGCCTCCTTGGACACACCTCTTAACCCTCTCTCTAACACTAACGGTGTTTCAATGGCTGAGCCAGAACAGTCTTCTGTCTCCAGTGACCTGGAAGCTCCTCTGGAGTCTCCCATTGCACAGCCCGAGGAGCTCCGCCTTCCAAATGGCCTGCCACTGCCAGCACCTCAAGACCCAGAGGCCCCTGCCATCGGTGAAGCTGAGCATGACGACAGCCCCATCGCAGAGCCTGTCATGGAGATCTCTACAGCCATTGTTCAGGCAGCGTCTACACCTATTGTCCAAGCTGCAACTTCACCTGTTGACCAGCCTGCACCCGCCCCAGCTCTCGTCCCTGCACCCGCCCCTGCACCCGCCCCTGCACCCGCCCCTGCTCTCGCCCCTGCAACATGCCCTTCCGCCGCCCCTGCCACCGCCCCTGCAGCTGCCCCTGCACCATCCCCTGCCCTCACACCTGCAACATCCCCTGTAGCTGCCGTTTTACCCGACCCTATAACCACACCTGTGCCCAACCCTTCACCCAAACCTGCACCCGAACCCGGACTCGCACCTGCTGTCAAGGAGATTCACGCTGAGCCAGTCGTCCATGCAGCGCCTGCGCCAGCTGAGGTAGAAGACTTGGTTCCTCAAGTCAACCTGGAAGTAAAGGAACATCCCTCAGTGCCCCTGTCCACCGCCAAGGAAGAGATGCCATCTCCTGCAGAGACTGTTTCTATAGCTGACAGCACACAAGAAACTGTGCCCACTCCTCTGACTCATAcggcagaggagagggaggacacCCCTCCTCCTGAGACCGTCACCCCTGTCCTTGTAGAAACTACTGTGCAAGGTCAGTCTCTTACCCATGTTTATGTATGGGATTTCTGTTCCTTCTGTGTTGCTACAAATCATTTTTCATCagccatgaaaaaaaaattccacttAAGCAAGACTGTCATGTTTACAATGATCTTTGGATGATGGTTTTTTGTCTTCCTTCCTTAAGCTGCTGTGTCTgtgccaaaaaaaaagagaaagatgaaggATCTGAACAAAAAGGATGCCGTGGGTGACTTGCTGGATGCCTTTAAAGAAGTGGGTGTACatatgcgcgtgtgtgtgcctgcagtactgcattcattcattcattaatttggATGCAGTTATGATGAGTCTGCAGTTTTCTCATACCTTATTATGCTGCTAAAGACTAAGCTTTATCCCAGTGTATAATTCAAATCAACCCCTTTTATCTCACTGTTGCTATATTTTAGATGTAGCCTCACAGAGTTGATCTATTTTACATATACAATTTTACCATTCTAAATCCCAGTCTGATTTTCCTAATACCCCTTCCTCCTGTAACCCAGGAGCAGGTAGTGACCCCACCGGAGCCCGAGCCCTCCCCAGCACCAGAGCCTCAGCCCCCTGCTCCGACCCCTCCTGCCCCAGAGGATCCGGACCTGAACtgggaggacaaggaggacaaggaggaaaAGGCGGACAAGCTGGATGATGAGAAGATTCAGCCAGACGATCCCACTGACAAGAAGTACCAGTTCAAAATGGGTGTGTCTCTGAACCTTGATGCCATTAGGCGTTCTTACACTGGAAAATCCGTGTGAATATTGGTCTTATCTCACTTTCACTCACGAGTCAATTGACTGTTAATGCTTGCTTCATTGCAAAAATAAGAAGCTGTGATTTTCAAACACTGCATTCACAGTCAAAGCATAAGAGAATAGGTTCAAAcactttctctgtttattccttaattttttcatcaattATTCAGTCTAACTGCCACCTCGTGGACATTATAGGTATAACAGTATCTACATTTATGCTCACGTTCGAATCATCTTCTCaactctgcagagctgctcGGCTGTGTTGGGAAAATATAGTCTTCGACTTAATTTCCCTGTGTCATTATGGGTTGATGCTCAAAAGCTTTAAATAGTCCCCCAAATATCTTCAACAAAAGAGCATTGTGACTAATATATGTTCTATGTCCCTATTTCAGAACAATGGATGCCACTTAACgctgaagagaagaagaaatatgaCAGGGAGTTCCTTCTGGGCTTCCAGTTCATCTCAGCCAGCATGAACAAGCCTGAGGGTCTCCCAGCCATCAGTGATGTTGTCCTGGATCAGGTGCGATCTTGCACATTTCAATTCTTTATCTTCATTTGCCTTGCTTTTGACGATTGAACTCTAACACAGTATATGTTAACAAGAGGGCATTTTACTATTACTACTTTTTTCGTGTTATATCAACATTTTTAGGATATGATTAAGAAGCATGTGATCAACATGAGAAAACATGATGGCAACATTACATCTTGGAGTATTTTGATCAATTTTTTTCTGCTCAGGCAAATAAGGCCCCTATGCGTCAACATGACCCCAGTCGTCTGGCAGGAATGAGCTCTGGTCCTGACTTCACACCCTCCTACGCTAATCTTGGCAGGTCTGGCATGGGAGGAGGAAACCGAGGACCAGTAAGTTCTAATTTCTTAATGTGATCCAAGAGCTGTGTACTTAACGATCATAGACCATAAATTATGTGGCATCTTTATCTCTCCCCAGCCTCCAggaatgggaggaggaggagagcgaggaggagagcgggGAGGAGAGCGGGGAGGAgatcgaggaggaggagagcggggaGGAGATCGAGGAGGAATGGGAATGGGAGCTGGTGGTCCACGCCGCTCTCAGCAAATGCAGAGGAAAGAGCCAAGGAAGATCATCACCAGCTTTTCGCTACATGACGATGTGCAGCTGAACAAGGCAGAGAAGGCCTGGAAACCCTCAGGAAAGAAAGTTGTTCAAAGTCGCGAAGTAGAGGAGCCTGAGGAGAGCGACTCAGAGCAGGGCAAGACGCAGGAGCTGTTCAAACGTGTCCGCAGCATCCTCAACAAGCTGACCCCTCAAAAGTTTCAACAACTAATGAAACAGGTTACTGATCTGACCATTGACACAGAGGAGCGGTTAAAAGGAGTCATAGATCTCACCTTCGAAAAGGCCATCTCCGAGCCAGACTTTTCGGTGGCCTATGCCAACATGTGCCGCTGCCTTATGGGGGTAAGTGTTGCTAAATACAAGATGTAAATGCATGTTGAATAATCTTCTATGTTTACTTGAGAACTTTTGTGGTTTAGATGTTTGCCACAGCAGTTGTGCACCGAGATAAAGCTGTGTTGCTATGAGTGATCAGGGATAAATGATAAAATTAAGTAAATTTGATCCAAGCATGAAGGCATGATGCTTTTTTAGGCCGCAGACTATGTTTTTGAGACGATGCATATTTCTGGAGACAAAATTAAATGCAGTCAGCCAAAAGTCAAgttaagcattttttttatttagctttttccttcctttcaaaaattatatataataatgtatttttgttgAATTATCAGAACTTTGTTGAATTGTCAGAACAGGGATAAAATATGAGTATTAGTCTCCACGGCTTTCAattacaaaacaaattgaaaagagATTAGTTGTATTCGTTACATTTCCTCGGAAATAAAGACTGAACTGATCAGCCTGCTATCTTTCTTATCGTTGTGAGACTGAGGGATGATCAGCCGTGGAATGCTGCAGCTCATCACCACTGAGACCCTTTATCACAGGCTAAAAGAGGCAGTGTGTTTGATAAGGAAATAGGTTGATAACACACCTGCATTTAGACCTATTGCACATGCTGCCAGCTCCGGGGCTAAAGTATATGTAAGCAACAGGCTGCTGAAATAAGACATGCAATTCTTTCAAATAAAgtctgaatgtttttaatgaaggTATTTAAGATTAGATATTAATTAAAAGGCCTACTCTTACACAATAACTTGACAGGCAAAAATGTAGGAATGATATGATCCCAATATCTGGTGGGTAACAAACAGATCTTTGCTGTTTACCATGGCCATGACCGCTGCCAGGCTCCAGTGATGACCTGAAATTAGCGATAACTTGCTCTCCACTAAATGTGCTTGAGGAAATGTCCACGCTGCAGTACGGTAATCAGTcgtctcccccccaccccacatgTCTGCACCACTAATCCAAGTGATGTGATTGAGGAACTAAGGAGCCACTGGCACTACATTGTAACCCTTCACCCTGTCCTCCGCCTCGTTGATaatttcccttttctctgctctttgCAGCTCAAAGTCCAATCCGCAGATAAGCCGGGAATGAATTTCCGCAAGCTGTTGCTTAATCGATGCCAAAAGGAGTTTGAAAAGGACAAAGATGACGATGAAATCtttgagaagaaacagaaggaCCTGGATGCTGCAACAGGGGTAAAATGAAACCTTATGAAAAATGGGTTCTTAATTTATGCACAAATGTTGAGTGTGTGATTGAGAGGATTCAAAGGATCCGCATACTGTGAAAAAGCCATAATGCAAAGAACGTACAACACTTTGTTTATATTCTGATAAGTTTTAGAGATTATAAAGCGACCCCTTGCTCCTCTACAGTGATGGCTTTTATATTGATAAATGTGACATCTTTCctttgcaggaggaggagaagctgcgcCTCGTTGAGGAGCTAAATAATGCTAAAGTCCAGGCAAGGAGGCGCTCGATGGGTAACATCAAGTTCATCGGTGAGCTGTTCAAGCTTAAAATGCTCACAGAGGTCATCATGCACGACTGCATCGTAAAGCTGCTCAAAAACCATGATGAGGAGTCCCTGGAGTGCCTGTGTAGACTGTTGTCAACCATTGGCAAGGACCTAGACTTTGAGAAGGCCAAGGTACAACGCGCACAGTTAAATAAGGAGAAAGCGTGTTATAAAGAATAAACGGCATTCATATGCATATTCCTTCTAATAAATGTGTAGATAGATTTAATTTGTGGATGCAGTTGCAGCATAAGACACAGACTGACCACCATGTTTCTGCTCGTCTTCAGCCTCGTATGGTCCAGTATTTCAATCAGATGGAGAAAATAATAAAGGATAAGAAGACCTCCTCTAGGATCCGCTTCATGTTGCAGGATGTGCTGGACCTTCGACGGGTAagtcacacacccacacacaccacagcttCCCTCAAGGATATGCAGAAGTCAGCAAGGAGGGTCTGGGGCATCGGGGAATTAGGAATGTAAGCCATATTACGACCAGTAGTTACATCATAATTTATCCTTAAAACAAAATTTGGGACATTGGATATTAGTTTACAtaattggttaaaaaaaaaaaactgcaaaagtGTTCTCTggcattttaaacattaaaggaTGTGAGGCTGAGGCAAAGCTACATTTTCCTTGACTGGGACAGGACTGTTGCTGTGACAACActcttaaagtgtgttaagTGTGTGCCGTTTGTCTTAGAGTTGGTTTCCTGTAAAAAGCAAGATTTAAATATGgtgtttaattcatttatttgtttatttggaaATATTTGCATTCCTCACTATACAATCAAGTTGCTGCCAGCTGTGCTTTCTGAAGCAGCCTGTCTGGGCAGTCAATACAATTCTTGTTATCGTCATTATTTTGCTAATAATTGTAAAACTCTCACGATGACTCAGTGCTCGCTACTCGACACAACCTCTCCGctgagcatacacacacattcacatagaCAATGTTGTTGCAGACTGATACAGACATTATGTCATCttgttctctgtgtttaaatGGTAGTGGTCATAAAGAGTACACTCAGCAAGTCACAACATGTTAATCTAAACTACTTATTAGAATCAAAAGTGAAGCAATGAGAATAGATAAAATCAACATTCACGCCCTGGTTAAATGAGACTGGGTCTGATCGTCAGTGTTTGAAACATGGCACCCCCATCAACACCATCACTTCGAGTAGCATTGTCATCCATTTAGTTCAGGCTGAATTAAGATGTTTTTATGATTCTACAagattttctttaataaaaaatcTTGTATTCATGTCCCACAGACATAAGTGCACTTTGTACTCCCTTCATCTTAATTCCAGTGCCTTCATATAAAGCCAGCTGAGTGTAGTTGCATCGACACATATCTCTGTAGGAATGCAGCAGTCCTGTAGTTACGCTCCCAGTCCCTCCCACAGTGTCACAGAACCTGCTGTCTTCAGTGTTTTTACAAGCCAGAATCAGGTGCTCCATGTCAGCACATTGGCCCAATTTAACTGTGAAGCACACACTGTATCCTCTGTTATTTCCTTTCCAAGCAAAAGCTGAAGACAGTTAAGAATCATTGAGATGCCTTTCCACTTCATGTTTCTAATAAACATGTAGGCAGAGTCATAATTCAAAAGAGAAACATGATCCAAGAGGCCTTGTCTCAGTCTGAACTCTTGAGTTGATGCGATTAATTTCCGGTAGTTGATAGAATTTATGTACATTTTACCAATCCTGTTTGCTTATTTCAGTTAGTATGTAACTGAAATTGTATATATAGTGCCATACATTCTCTTTAAGACAAATCATTCAAAAGTTTAGCGGTCAGTTAATCATTTTGTCCTCATTCTCTTCTGCCCATCCCAGAACAATTGGGTTTCCCGGCGAGGCGACCAAGGCCCAAAGACCATTGACCAGATTCACAAAGAGGCagaacaggaggagcagagggagcagATGAAGGTGCAGCAAGCTTACATCTCCAACAAGGACTTtggtcgtggtggtggtggtggtcaaGGAGGAAGGatgggcggaggaggaggaggcggcggtggAGGCAGAGGGGGACGCGGGGGGGATCACACCCCAGGCCGCGGTAATCCCCCCCAGGACGAAGGCTGGAACACTGTGCCCATCTCAACGAAGAACCGACCCATTGACACCTCGCGCCTTAGCAAAATCACAAAGGTAGGAGGACAGGGGCAACTTTTTccgacatgcactgaactctgcgaTCCTCTGTATTCCATCCGGAGGAGTCTCATGTGTtaacgcaaatgtcagagtaagATGCTCAGCGGTCTCTGCAGACTGTGTTAACATggtgtaaagaaaaacacaagatctTCGCAGTGGATGCGTTAATGCGTTGcatcctgtctgtctgctgcacccgacTGCTCCACCACTCTCATTGgtgcatacatttttttaccCCTTAGTTTTTGATTTAACCATTGTCCCTTCTTTCAGACTCCTGCTCTGGACCTCAACAGTCAGTTGCTTGCCCCAGGAGGCAAAGGCACATGGGGGAGCTGGGGTAAAGGCAGCAGCGGTGGCTCCAGTGCCAAACCTGCAGATGCTGGTAGGTTCCCGGACTGATGTGGTTATAAATCAAATGCACATTTAGTTGTAAAATTCAAAGATGATACTCAACGTGTTACCTCATGTGTAGTTGCAGCCCCAGGCTCAGAGCCAGGAAATCGTCCAGCCACCAGCACTGTGAACCGATTCTCAGCCCTGCAGCCGCCTCAGTCCTCCTCTAGCTCTTCACAGGACTCCGACAGACGAGTTCCTCAGAGGTGAGGATAAGAGCGTACAACACGCAGACTTGACGAACAGATATAGTTTAtaatgtttgttgtgtgtttattatttataatgcaAAATAATCTTCTCTTCTTGTTTGAGTCTATTTATCTATCCCTGACATTTCTGTCTTACTACCCTTCTACAGAAACAGCTCGAGTAGAGACCGTGGTGACCGCTTTGAACGCTCGGATCGCGGCGGCGACCGACGTGATGACCGTGATCGCAACCGGCTACAGGTCACCAAACGAAGCTTCAGTCGGGACAAAGAGGAGCGGAGCCGTGAGAGAGAACATCGCGGGTCAGCCGATCCCGTCCGCAGAGTAGCGAGTATGACGGacgacagagacagaggcagcagagagagagccacGAGCAAGGAGACTGGTATGTGGCAGTACGCAGCTGCAGTGTCAATTTGAATAGGTTTTTTTATACTCCAAATTGATAATTTGGGGATAATGGGCACACAAAAAATACCTAAAAAGAATTTTAGGCCCCTAAACATCATACTGTGCGTAACAAAAATGCCATTTATCGAGGAAATGAGAATCACACTATTTTCGGCAAAATTTTAAGTCAATCCACAGAATAAGACTTTCTTTGTCTTCTGTGTTACAGTGAAGCGGGAGACAACTgccacccctccccctccccagACCCCCACCGCGCCTGCCTTGACTGAGGAAGAGCTGGAAAAGAAGTCGACAGCAATCATCGAGGAGTATCTGCACATCAACGACATGACGGTACACACTGATCAGCAATTGAtagaaaaatgacatgtaacTGTTTGAACCAGTTCCTTACCTttattgaggaaaaaaaaaaaaaatcttccatCAATAACATGACGGTTACACTGAGGTGCGTCTAAGCATTATCACTTATCACTGTCTGTGTgatgtccctctctgtcccaaCAGGAGGCACTGCAGTGCGTGCGGGAGATGAACAGCACTCAGCTGCTTTTCGTGTTTGTACGAAGCGGGCTGGAGTCGACGATGGAGCGCAGCACCATCGCCAGGGAGCGCATGGGCCTGCTTCTGCACCAGCTTATGAAGACCGGCATCCTCTCAACACAGCTTTActttaaagggtcagtgtgGAGCCTTTGAATACATTATTTCAGAGTTATTTGAGTATTAGCTGTTATCAGGGTTTCCAAAGGGTCTTAAAAACTCTGAACAAATTCTCAATGTAATAATCAGTGATCACTCCCATAATTTTCATCAAatcttaaatacattaaaatattacATACTAGgtcttaaatgtttttaactATGTCTTAATTATGTTAACGAATATTTAATGCTGCTTCTATTGCTTCtaaaattatttgtatttttaagagAATTACAGAGCTGGTAATTTTTCATTGAGTTGTAGCTCTTTCTCAATTATACAGATATTAGCATGTTGTAATAAAACTACATACAAGATCAAGAGGGAACTTGATAACTGATGTCTCCCCGAACAGAATTTATCCCAGTACTTTGGATTTGGCTTTAGGAAAGACTATGGATACCCAATGCCTTTAGTTTGATAGCTAATGTGGCACATTGAGGGTTAGAGAGCTACTTCTGtctcattttagtttttctgctgTCTTAACGAGTGAACATTTGAAAGGAGCTGCAGAAactgagaaatgaaaaaactttaaatgtgtGCACCCTTTTTCTTCAGGCTTCAGGAAATCCTAGAGGTGGCTGACGACATGGCAATAGACATCCCCCACATCTGGCTGTACCTGGCAGAGCTGCTCGCTCCCATGCTCCTTGAGGGAGGTATCCCAATGGGAGAATTTTTCAGGTTAGTGAATGGGACCACTTCTCCCCTGAGTGAGTTTGGGCAGAGAAATGAGTCAGAAGGCAATTTATGGTTCGCTTTTAACATGTTCATTCATTTTGTCTCCAGGGAGATTTCAAAGCCTCTTATCCCTCTGGGAAAAGCTGGAGTCCTACTGGTCCAGATCCTCACTATACTCTGCAAAGCAATGGTGAGATCGGTCTTCAGTTAGAATCTATAATATATCACATCTAAGTGCACTTTTTCTGGCTGCTTAGGCTCGTAAACCCTTTTGAAAACTGAAGTTTAAAAATTTTAGATTAAATACCAACTAAAACTTTGGGTAAATTGCTGCCTTTAAATTCAACTATTGTCATATCTGCGTAAAAAGGCTAAATGTTAATCATTTTGAATAGCTTAAATATCTTACGATAGGGCTTTATTATGtaaacatcatttaaaatattgtttgttgtggttacatttttatatttttttctagaGAAATATTTTGGTGGCCTACATAGTTCATAATTCATTATGCTCTAACAAAgtcttaaatttaacttgatgaaacccttGTATATATGTTTGTGAGAATAGAAATCTGAAGGAATCGGTCAAAGTGGGCGTGATGAATGCCAGCCTGAATGTGAAGTGGATGTGTATGTCCATCAGTCAGTAACCATGTGCGTCTCCCCATCAGAGCCATAAAAAGGTAGGAGCAATGTGGAGCGAGGCAGGCCTCCACTGGAATGACTTCCTGCCTGAGGATGTGGACGTCAACAAGTTTGTGACAGACGAGGTGAGCGGTCACTTACTTTATTTACCATCAATTTAAAGAGAGCCTGAAATTTTGTATCTAGTTTGAAGATATTGAGGATAAAGTTGAAGTGGAATGTGAGTtttggccctgttcagacctagTATTAACATTCATCCTGAGCGATCCGATCACAAGTTAAAGGACTACATGTAAATGGTCGatgtaaatacagaccatttacaggTGG from Platichthys flesus chromosome 4, fPlaFle2.1, whole genome shotgun sequence includes:
- the LOC133952332 gene encoding eukaryotic translation initiation factor 4 gamma 1-like isoform X2 codes for the protein MNKAPQPITGPPSIPHPAPSPGLSQPSYPPGQPPSVVFASPPPPQMNPTPQTRQFAPGPRPLHQQGNFRSLQPYYTNRGSLPPGSGPRGVPPNNAPRPVTPTHVYQPGPGSQMMMIPGQQLPFPNSPQGPAYFIPGQYRSATYVATPQQYPVPAGTPGFYPATSQAEYAGAYYPAQPQFTPSVQAAPVIMNPAPQQQQPPPQPPQHIPTKRERKPIRIRDPNQGGRDITEEIMSGGRSGSTPTPPQTAISGSENTAVAQANGESVPADDTPALVRPDDSGKPTPPPQSKTPDLSKGDSFPTEAASFNTNTKAPATPLITEAVDIPDNTISTLAPSAPVADVMDTPSPPREPTPTPQSAPEVPAYPAPLPDPVPGCTAQDKTGKEAAEEEEEVKTETEEAAASLDTPLNPLSNTNGVSMAEPEQSSVSSDLEAPLESPIAQPEELRLPNGLPLPAPQDPEAPAIGEAEHDDSPIAEPVMEISTAIVQAASTPIVQAATSPVDQPAPAPALVPAPAPAPAPAPAPALAPATCPSAAPATAPAAAPAPSPALTPATSPVAAVLPDPITTPVPNPSPKPAPEPGLAPAVKEIHAEPVVHAAPAPAEVEDLVPQVNLEVKEHPSVPLSTAKEEMPSPAETVSIADSTQETVPTPLTHTAEEREDTPPPETVTPVLVETTVQAAVSVPKKKRKMKDLNKKDAVGDLLDAFKEEQVVTPPEPEPSPAPEPQPPAPTPPAPEDPDLNWEDKEDKEEKADKLDDEKIQPDDPTDKKYQFKMEQWMPLNAEEKKKYDREFLLGFQFISASMNKPEGLPAISDVVLDQANKAPMRQHDPSRLAGMSSGPDFTPSYANLGRSGMGGGNRGPPPGMGGGGERGGERGGERGGDRGGGERGGDRGGMGMGAGGPRRSQQMQRKEPRKIITSFSLHDDVQLNKAEKAWKPSGKKVVQSREVEEPEESDSEQGKTQELFKRVRSILNKLTPQKFQQLMKQVTDLTIDTEERLKGVIDLTFEKAISEPDFSVAYANMCRCLMGLKVQSADKPGMNFRKLLLNRCQKEFEKDKDDDEIFEKKQKDLDAATGEEEKLRLVEELNNAKVQARRRSMGNIKFIGELFKLKMLTEVIMHDCIVKLLKNHDEESLECLCRLLSTIGKDLDFEKAKPRMVQYFNQMEKIIKDKKTSSRIRFMLQDVLDLRRNNWVSRRGDQGPKTIDQIHKEAEQEEQREQMKVQQAYISNKDFGRGGGGGQGGRMGGGGGGGGGGRGGRGGDHTPGRGNPPQDEGWNTVPISTKNRPIDTSRLSKITKTPALDLNSQLLAPGGKGTWGSWGKGSSGGSSAKPADAVAAPGSEPGNRPATSTVNRFSALQPPQSSSSSSQDSDRRVPQRNSSSRDRGDRFERSDRGGDRRDDRDRNRLQVTKRSFSRDKEERSREREHRGSADPVRRVASMTDDRDRGSRERATSKETVKRETTATPPPPQTPTAPALTEEELEKKSTAIIEEYLHINDMTEALQCVREMNSTQLLFVFVRSGLESTMERSTIARERMGLLLHQLMKTGILSTQLYFKGLQEILEVADDMAIDIPHIWLYLAELLAPMLLEGGIPMGEFFREISKPLIPLGKAGVLLVQILTILCKAMSHKKVGAMWSEAGLHWNDFLPEDVDVNKFVTDESVEFTLGDESEKGKKVELSNAELARQLERLFKDKADNQRIFDWIEANLDEQQASSNMFIRALMTSVCQSAVISENPYKVDNEQIKQRARILQKYLKDEQKELQALYALQAFMVELEQPANLLRGFFDTLYDEDVIKEDTFYKWESCKDPAEQQGRGVALKSVTAFFTWLREAESESDNS